From the genome of Marixanthomonas ophiurae, one region includes:
- a CDS encoding sulfite exporter TauE/SafE family protein, translating into MEITQILGYVGALAIGIVLGLIGGGGSILTVPVLVYLLYINPVTATAYSLFVVGVSALVGAIRNIQKGLVDFKTAIVFAIPAFIAVYATRKFLVPAIPDQLFEINGFLVTKNIAIMVFFAIIMFVAAISMIKSNGKKITSETAVVYNYPLIIIEGVVVGLLTGIVGAGGGFLIIPALVLLAKLPMKKAVATSLLIIAIKSLIGFIGDVENLDIDWTFLLIFTTISVVGIFVGTWLNKFIDGKKLKKSFGWFVLAMALYIVFKEFTK; encoded by the coding sequence ATGGAGATCACTCAAATTTTAGGATATGTTGGCGCTTTAGCAATTGGCATTGTTTTAGGTTTAATAGGTGGCGGAGGTTCAATTTTAACCGTTCCCGTGCTTGTTTACTTACTATATATCAACCCTGTTACTGCAACAGCTTATTCTTTATTTGTCGTAGGTGTTTCGGCTTTAGTAGGAGCTATTCGAAATATCCAAAAAGGATTGGTAGACTTTAAAACAGCTATCGTTTTTGCTATTCCCGCTTTTATAGCTGTCTATGCCACTCGAAAATTTTTAGTACCCGCGATACCTGATCAATTATTTGAAATTAATGGTTTTTTAGTAACTAAAAACATCGCTATTATGGTGTTTTTTGCAATAATCATGTTTGTGGCTGCCATTTCGATGATTAAATCAAACGGTAAAAAAATAACTTCTGAAACAGCAGTTGTATATAACTATCCATTAATAATAATTGAAGGAGTTGTAGTTGGGCTTTTAACTGGAATTGTTGGTGCTGGCGGTGGTTTTCTTATTATTCCGGCGTTGGTTTTGTTGGCAAAACTACCCATGAAAAAAGCCGTAGCCACTTCCCTTCTTATCATTGCTATAAAATCGCTAATTGGTTTTATTGGCGATGTTGAAAACCTAGACATAGATTGGACTTTTCTATTAATTTTCACAACCATTTCAGTAGTTGGAATATTTGTAGGTACTTGGTTAAATAAGTTTATCGACGGTAAAAAACTGAAAAAGAGTTTTGGATGGTTTGTATTGGCCATGGCGTTGTATATTGTTTTTAAAGAGTTCACTAAATAA
- a CDS encoding methyltransferase domain-containing protein — protein sequence MESLNEPYWDNRYKNKDTKWDIGYVSTPLKTYFDQLTDNKNLKILIPGGGNSYEAEYLHEQGFAEVYVVDVSETALQNFKKRVPTFPSEKLLHQDFFKLEETFDLIIEQTFFCALDPSLRNEYVAKMHQLLKPKGKLIGLLFNFPLTKDGPPFGGSKTEYKKRFAPFFEIKVMETAYNSIPQRQGNELFVILQKK from the coding sequence ATGGAATCTTTAAATGAACCCTATTGGGACAACCGCTATAAAAATAAGGACACCAAGTGGGACATTGGCTATGTTTCCACGCCACTCAAAACCTATTTTGACCAGCTGACCGATAATAAAAACCTAAAAATTCTCATTCCAGGAGGAGGTAATTCGTATGAGGCGGAATACTTACACGAACAAGGTTTTGCCGAAGTGTATGTAGTTGATGTTTCAGAAACTGCTTTACAAAACTTTAAAAAAAGAGTTCCTACGTTTCCTTCTGAAAAATTACTACATCAAGACTTTTTTAAGTTAGAAGAAACATTCGACCTCATTATAGAGCAGACCTTTTTTTGTGCGCTCGATCCTTCTTTGCGTAACGAATATGTTGCAAAAATGCATCAATTGCTGAAGCCAAAAGGAAAACTGATCGGGTTACTTTTTAATTTCCCCCTAACCAAAGACGGGCCGCCCTTTGGTGGCAGCAAAACGGAATATAAAAAACGGTTTGCCCCTTTTTTTGAAATAAAGGTTATGGAAACTGCGTACAACTCTATCCCGCAGCGGCAGGGAAATGAATTGTTTGTTATTCTTCAGAAAAAATAA
- a CDS encoding MBL fold metallo-hydrolase, whose protein sequence is MKIKQFEYKPLSHYSYAIISDGKMALVDPERDPMQYYTFAQANNAEIVAVFETHPHADFVSSHLQVHKETGATIYSSEKTGADYPHTSFDDGNTIKMGYITFTAINTPGHSPDSITIQATEGENTALFTGDTLFVGDVGRPDLREKAGHLKAKREELAKMMYNTIQTKFKDLPDSALVYPAHGAGSLCGKGMSADASSSTLGNERIGNWAFKNQTEEQFINHLLNSQPFIPHYFGYNVAINKEGAENLSESIGRIPLQLAVSEKKDDILVVDSRDEAVFKKNHLPESINIMATSETSKFETWLGSIVKPEEEFYVVVDSVEKANSLLNRIAKIGYEKQVKAVLTLGEKKINQSPAFNLSEFKKNPDAFTIVDIRNESEVNERKFFEEALAIPLHQLREHVSEIPTEKPIMVHCAGGYRSAAGSSILETELKNTPVFDLSDAVTQFQN, encoded by the coding sequence ATGAAAATAAAACAGTTTGAATATAAGCCACTTTCACATTACTCCTATGCTATCATCAGTGATGGTAAGATGGCATTGGTAGACCCTGAGCGTGATCCTATGCAATACTATACCTTTGCTCAAGCGAACAACGCAGAGATTGTTGCAGTATTCGAAACCCATCCACATGCCGACTTTGTGAGTTCTCATCTACAAGTTCACAAGGAAACGGGTGCTACTATTTATTCTAGTGAAAAAACAGGAGCAGATTATCCACATACGTCCTTTGATGATGGCAATACCATAAAAATGGGTTACATAACCTTTACTGCCATTAACACCCCTGGGCATTCCCCAGATAGTATTACCATACAAGCCACAGAGGGAGAAAACACAGCATTATTTACCGGAGACACACTGTTTGTAGGTGATGTAGGCCGTCCCGATTTACGGGAGAAAGCAGGTCATTTAAAAGCCAAACGGGAAGAGCTGGCAAAAATGATGTATAACACCATACAAACTAAGTTTAAAGACCTTCCCGATTCAGCACTTGTTTATCCAGCGCATGGTGCTGGTTCACTCTGCGGAAAAGGAATGAGCGCTGACGCTTCTTCAAGCACATTAGGAAACGAACGTATCGGTAATTGGGCATTTAAAAATCAAACAGAAGAACAGTTTATCAATCATTTATTGAATTCGCAACCGTTTATTCCGCATTATTTTGGGTACAATGTTGCCATTAATAAAGAAGGTGCTGAAAATCTTTCGGAAAGTATCGGTCGAATTCCTTTGCAACTTGCTGTTTCAGAAAAGAAAGATGATATTTTAGTAGTCGATTCCCGCGATGAAGCAGTTTTTAAGAAGAATCACTTGCCTGAAAGTATCAATATTATGGCAACTTCAGAAACTTCTAAATTTGAAACGTGGTTAGGATCTATCGTTAAACCAGAAGAAGAATTTTATGTCGTGGTGGATTCAGTAGAAAAAGCAAATTCATTACTGAATAGAATTGCAAAAATAGGCTATGAGAAGCAAGTTAAAGCGGTATTGACTTTAGGTGAAAAGAAAATAAATCAATCCCCAGCGTTTAATCTTTCAGAATTTAAGAAAAATCCCGATGCATTCACTATTGTTGATATTCGTAACGAAAGCGAAGTAAACGAGAGGAAATTTTTTGAAGAGGCTCTTGCTATTCCCTTGCATCAATTACGGGAACATGTTTCTGAAATCCCAACCGAAAAACCCATCATGGTTCATTGCGCTGGAGGCTACCGAAGTGCTGCCGGAAGCAGTATTCTGGAAACCGAACTAAAAAACACCCCCGTTTTCGATTTAAGTGATGCGGTAACTCAATTTCAAAACTAA
- a CDS encoding YeeE/YedE family protein: MNLIYEPWPWYVAGPLIALIMFLLLFAGKQFGMSSNLRTMCAVGGAGKAADFFKFDWKKERWNLLVVLGAVIGGFIASQFMSNNTVEINPNVAEQLSIDYGITSANEAYMPPELFATDQLSNPFVLLVLLVGGLLVGFGARYAGGCTSGHAISGLSNLQLPSLIAVIGFFIGGLVMIHALFPLIF, from the coding sequence ATGAATTTAATATATGAACCTTGGCCGTGGTACGTGGCAGGTCCTTTAATTGCTTTAATTATGTTTTTACTGCTTTTTGCAGGAAAGCAGTTTGGTATGTCTTCAAACTTACGAACCATGTGTGCCGTAGGAGGAGCTGGAAAAGCAGCGGATTTCTTCAAATTTGACTGGAAAAAAGAACGTTGGAATTTATTGGTTGTTTTAGGCGCAGTAATTGGCGGATTTATTGCCTCTCAATTTATGTCTAATAACACAGTTGAAATCAATCCTAATGTTGCCGAACAGCTTTCCATAGATTATGGAATTACAAGTGCTAACGAAGCGTATATGCCACCGGAGTTATTTGCTACAGACCAACTGTCAAACCCATTTGTGTTATTGGTTTTATTAGTTGGAGGGTTGCTAGTTGGTTTTGGCGCCCGTTATGCTGGCGGATGCACATCCGGTCATGCTATTTCAGGATTAAGCAATTTGCAGCTTCCTTCGTTAATAGCCGTAATTGGATTTTTTATCGGGGGATTGGTTATGATTCACGCTTTATTTCCATTAATATTTTAA
- a CDS encoding DUF6691 family protein gives MKQTVYLSIGIFFGIVMYKSEAASWFRIYEMFQFGSFHMYGIIGSALALGIIGIQIIKKKNFKAVGNQQIQLTPKNKSFARYAIGGIIFGLGWALAGACPGPMYVLVGSGYLSILVVIFGALLGTFLYGVLKDKLPH, from the coding sequence ATGAAACAGACAGTTTATTTAAGTATTGGTATTTTCTTCGGAATTGTAATGTATAAATCTGAAGCAGCTTCGTGGTTTCGTATTTACGAAATGTTCCAGTTTGGATCCTTTCACATGTATGGTATTATTGGTTCAGCTTTGGCGTTAGGGATTATCGGGATTCAAATTATAAAGAAGAAGAATTTTAAAGCAGTTGGCAATCAACAAATACAGTTAACCCCTAAAAATAAAAGTTTTGCCAGATATGCCATTGGCGGAATTATTTTCGGCTTGGGTTGGGCGTTAGCGGGTGCTTGTCCAGGACCGATGTACGTTTTGGTGGGATCGGGTTACCTTTCTATTTTGGTAGTGATTTTTGGCGCTTTGCTAGGCACGTTTTTATACGGAGTTTTAAAAGATAAACTTCCGCACTAA
- a CDS encoding murein hydrolase activator EnvC family protein, producing the protein MRNNYITYFLFGCFLLLATTLSAQSEKQKELEEQRQAILQEIKQINSLLFKTRKEEKSVLTQVEDLDQRISATENLIRITNRQANLLTREINDNLTKIDNLRTELKELKEDYAAMINKSYKSKSQQSRVMFLLSSESFLQAYKRLQYMKQYAKHRKEQGESIKEKTAELQQLNKDLITQKSKKEELIAQNRKTKNELAKEKKDQQALVASLKKDEGKFARQIREKQRKADEIDRQIDKLIREAIAKSNKASGNKVESTRESTFALNAEAKELAANFTSNKGKLPWPITKGGVVVKKYGKHRHPQLPNVTTFNSGVEIATEKGAEARAIFKGVVLEIQQLKGANKAIYVQHGNYITVYNNLATVTVKKGDKIDTKQSLGTIFSNPATGKTTMKFLIYQNTNRMNPADWIYRM; encoded by the coding sequence ATGCGTAATAACTATATTACATATTTTCTTTTTGGATGTTTCTTATTACTAGCGACAACGCTTTCTGCTCAATCTGAAAAGCAAAAAGAACTAGAAGAACAACGACAGGCGATTCTTCAAGAAATTAAGCAAATTAACTCCCTTTTATTCAAGACCCGGAAGGAAGAAAAATCGGTGTTAACTCAGGTGGAAGATTTGGATCAACGTATTAGTGCTACTGAAAATTTAATCCGCATTACCAATAGACAAGCCAATTTATTAACGCGCGAAATTAACGACAATCTTACCAAAATAGATAACTTGAGAACAGAACTGAAAGAGCTGAAAGAAGACTATGCAGCGATGATTAATAAATCGTACAAAAGCAAGTCACAACAAAGCCGGGTGATGTTTCTACTGTCTTCGGAAAGTTTTTTGCAGGCTTACAAACGCTTGCAGTATATGAAACAATATGCCAAGCATCGCAAAGAACAAGGGGAAAGCATTAAAGAAAAAACGGCAGAGTTGCAGCAATTGAACAAAGATCTTATCACTCAAAAAAGTAAAAAAGAGGAGTTGATTGCCCAAAACCGAAAAACCAAAAACGAACTCGCTAAAGAAAAGAAAGATCAACAAGCACTCGTAGCGTCGCTTAAAAAAGACGAAGGTAAGTTTGCTCGTCAAATACGGGAAAAGCAACGCAAAGCTGATGAAATTGACCGACAGATAGACAAACTGATTCGTGAAGCCATTGCAAAATCTAATAAAGCTTCAGGAAATAAGGTAGAAAGCACGCGAGAATCTACTTTTGCCTTAAATGCTGAAGCAAAAGAATTGGCTGCCAACTTTACTAGCAACAAAGGAAAATTACCGTGGCCCATAACAAAAGGTGGTGTAGTAGTTAAAAAATACGGAAAACACAGACATCCACAATTACCTAATGTAACCACTTTTAATAGTGGTGTGGAAATAGCGACTGAAAAAGGCGCAGAAGCTCGCGCTATTTTTAAAGGTGTGGTATTGGAAATTCAACAGCTAAAAGGGGCAAATAAGGCAATTTATGTGCAGCATGGTAACTACATAACTGTGTATAACAACCTAGCTACCGTTACGGTTAAAAAAGGAGATAAAATAGATACAAAGCAATCTTTAGGAACTATTTTTAGTAATCCTGCTACTGGAAAAACTACTATGAAATTCTTGATTTACCAAAACACCAACCGTATGAATCCAGCCGATTGGATCTATAGAATGTAA
- a CDS encoding DUF4292 domain-containing protein encodes MNYTKYIFIVLAIVLSSCGAAKKVKGSKTAKENLSVKNIIASHEAASPSFKTMAARIQVTYEDDDTQQSVTVSLRMEKDKTIWVKVSLLGITLVKANITPDRVQYYETIGGTYFNGDYALLSDWLGTEINFDKAQAILLGQSIFNINKADYKSTVLQNKYKLQPNVQPQNFIHSLFLNPENFKISSESLSQPNDERLLSVRYTDYQKVGTDFYPSEIKINTTEKDSKTNIDVIYKKIDLDVNIGFPFSIPEGYDEIKL; translated from the coding sequence ATGAACTACACAAAATATATTTTTATAGTCTTGGCTATCGTGCTTTCATCTTGTGGTGCGGCCAAGAAAGTAAAAGGCTCTAAAACTGCTAAAGAAAATCTTTCTGTAAAAAATATCATTGCTTCACACGAAGCAGCATCACCCAGTTTTAAGACGATGGCTGCCCGTATTCAAGTTACCTATGAAGACGACGATACCCAACAAAGCGTGACGGTTAGTTTACGTATGGAAAAAGATAAAACTATTTGGGTAAAAGTATCGTTATTGGGTATAACACTAGTAAAAGCAAACATTACTCCAGACCGTGTTCAGTATTACGAAACTATTGGCGGCACCTATTTTAACGGGGATTATGCCTTGTTAAGCGATTGGTTGGGTACCGAAATTAATTTTGATAAAGCACAAGCGATTTTACTAGGACAGTCTATTTTTAATATCAACAAGGCAGATTATAAATCTACGGTGCTTCAAAATAAATACAAATTGCAGCCCAATGTACAGCCACAAAATTTTATTCACTCGCTTTTTTTAAACCCTGAAAATTTCAAAATAAGTTCTGAAAGCCTTTCGCAACCAAATGATGAACGGCTATTGAGCGTTCGGTATACCGACTATCAAAAAGTGGGAACCGATTTTTATCCTTCAGAAATAAAAATAAACACAACTGAAAAAGACAGTAAAACAAATATTGACGTTATTTATAAAAAAATAGACCTGGATGTAAATATTGGTTTTCCATTTAGTATTCCTGAAGGGTATGACGAAATTAAACTATAA
- a CDS encoding tetratricopeptide repeat protein, with the protein MKLKFLYIFLVFFGIIVIPKQVAAQETEPVAEQPTDDLGNVTDAFQENFFEALKQKGIENYELALDALRKAEKAAENDPKLEAVVAFEKAKNLTELKQFEEAEVSFKKVLKTEPKRLDVLESLYDLYYQKNDYDAAIPLVKQLTEFDEDYKEDLANLYSRTRQFDKAIEVLDDLDETLGESDYRDALRAQIYRETGDTEGQIENLETRISKNPKKEQEYLGLIYLYSEEGNTEKAFATAKELLKNQPNSKQVHLALYKFYLEENNTEEAFKSMKIVFSANEIEKESKYKVLSDFIGFVEKNPQYETDLDKVVENFSEANTGKIYEQLGGYYNSKGEKETALKFYKKGIEGDSDNFSLLKSTLLLQIDLQKYDAAQQLSADALAIFPAQPLLYLINGVAQNNLKKPDGAIESLNSGLDYLFDNPTMEQDFYKQLQQAYTLKGEAKKAAEYAEKASQIKLTN; encoded by the coding sequence TTGAAACTTAAGTTTTTATATATCTTTTTAGTTTTTTTCGGAATCATTGTAATTCCGAAGCAAGTTGCTGCGCAAGAAACTGAACCTGTTGCAGAACAGCCTACGGACGATTTAGGGAATGTTACCGATGCTTTTCAGGAAAACTTTTTTGAAGCCTTAAAGCAAAAAGGGATCGAAAATTATGAATTAGCATTAGATGCGCTTCGGAAAGCTGAAAAAGCAGCGGAAAATGATCCGAAATTAGAAGCTGTCGTTGCATTTGAAAAAGCTAAAAACTTGACTGAATTAAAGCAGTTTGAAGAAGCCGAAGTAAGTTTTAAAAAAGTGTTGAAAACCGAGCCCAAGCGGTTGGACGTGTTAGAGTCGTTGTACGATTTATATTATCAAAAAAACGATTATGATGCTGCCATTCCGTTGGTGAAGCAGCTTACTGAGTTTGATGAAGATTACAAAGAAGATTTAGCTAACTTATATTCACGAACCCGTCAATTTGATAAGGCCATTGAGGTACTAGATGACTTGGATGAAACCTTAGGTGAAAGTGACTATCGAGATGCCCTTCGCGCTCAAATTTATCGGGAAACCGGTGATACAGAAGGTCAAATTGAAAATCTTGAAACCCGTATTAGTAAAAACCCAAAAAAAGAGCAAGAATACTTAGGTTTAATTTATTTGTACAGCGAAGAAGGTAATACCGAAAAAGCCTTTGCCACTGCGAAAGAACTATTAAAAAATCAGCCAAATTCCAAACAGGTTCACTTGGCTTTGTATAAATTCTATTTAGAAGAAAACAACACTGAGGAAGCTTTCAAATCAATGAAAATTGTATTTTCTGCTAATGAAATAGAAAAGGAAAGTAAATACAAGGTGTTAAGCGATTTTATAGGTTTTGTTGAAAAAAACCCGCAATACGAAACCGATTTGGATAAAGTGGTAGAAAATTTCAGCGAAGCAAATACTGGTAAAATTTATGAACAACTAGGCGGTTATTATAATTCAAAAGGTGAAAAGGAAACCGCTTTAAAGTTTTATAAGAAAGGAATTGAAGGCGATTCGGATAATTTTAGCTTATTAAAAAGCACGTTATTGCTTCAAATTGATTTACAAAAATATGATGCAGCTCAACAGTTAAGTGCTGATGCCTTGGCAATATTTCCTGCGCAACCGCTGTTGTATTTAATCAATGGCGTGGCTCAAAATAATCTTAAAAAACCAGACGGAGCTATTGAAAGTCTTAACAGCGGTTTGGATTATTTATTTGACAACCCAACGATGGAGCAGGATTTTTACAAACAATTACAACAAGCTTATACATTAAAAGGGGAAGCCAAAAAGGCCGCTGAGTATGCTGAAAAAGCTTCACAAATAAAGTTGACAAACTAA
- a CDS encoding sugar phosphate nucleotidyltransferase, protein MKIIVPMAGRGSRLRPHTLTIPKPLIPVAGKPIVHRLVTEITEILDEKVDEIAFILGDPAFFGDDVVESLEELANSLGAKPTIYRQLEPKGTGHAIMCAEPSLQGPAVIAYADTLIKADFNLDKEADSVIWTKKVENPEAYGVVNLNDKEEITELVEKPTEFVSDQAVIGIYYFKDVAILKQELQYVLDNNIIHGGEYQINDGIKRMMADGKIFKTGTVDEWMDCGNKEVTVATNKKMLGFIAETSEKLIADNHTIENSEIIEPCFIGEGVVLKNSKVGPYASIGKGTIIEDSTVKNSIIQTHSVVKNATLDNAMIGNHATFDGKFTNVSIGDYSTLK, encoded by the coding sequence ATGAAAATAATTGTACCAATGGCCGGACGTGGTTCGCGCCTTCGTCCACATACGTTAACCATACCTAAACCGTTAATTCCGGTGGCGGGAAAACCAATTGTACACCGGTTAGTGACCGAGATTACCGAAATTTTAGATGAAAAAGTAGATGAAATCGCTTTTATACTAGGCGATCCTGCATTTTTTGGGGATGATGTCGTTGAAAGTTTAGAAGAGTTAGCAAACAGTTTAGGGGCAAAACCTACTATTTATCGTCAGTTAGAGCCTAAAGGAACCGGTCACGCTATTATGTGTGCTGAACCATCATTGCAAGGTCCAGCGGTTATTGCGTATGCTGATACATTAATTAAAGCCGATTTCAACTTAGACAAAGAAGCCGATAGCGTTATTTGGACAAAAAAAGTGGAAAATCCAGAAGCGTACGGGGTGGTAAACCTGAATGATAAAGAAGAAATTACCGAATTGGTTGAAAAACCAACCGAATTTGTAAGCGATCAAGCTGTAATTGGTATTTATTATTTTAAAGATGTTGCTATTTTAAAGCAAGAACTTCAGTATGTACTAGATAATAACATTATTCATGGCGGCGAATACCAAATAAACGACGGTATTAAACGCATGATGGCGGATGGAAAAATATTTAAAACCGGAACGGTTGACGAATGGATGGACTGCGGTAATAAAGAAGTAACCGTTGCTACCAACAAGAAAATGTTAGGTTTTATTGCTGAAACCAGCGAAAAGCTTATAGCAGATAATCATACCATCGAAAATTCAGAAATTATAGAACCGTGTTTTATCGGGGAAGGGGTTGTGCTTAAAAATAGTAAAGTGGGGCCGTATGCGTCGATTGGCAAAGGCACAATAATTGAGGATAGTACCGTTAAAAATAGTATAATTCAAACGCATTCGGTCGTTAAAAATGCTACTTTGGACAATGCGATGATTGGTAATCACGCCACGTTTGACGGTAAGTTTACCAACGTTAGTATAGGGGATTATTCAACTTTAAAATAA
- the dut gene encoding dUTP diphosphatase has protein sequence MKVKIINKSEHPIPSYETIASAGMDLRANVSEPSTIKPLQRAIVKTGLFIELPIGFEAQVRPRSGLAAKKGITVLNSPGTIDADYRGEIGVILVNLSNEDFTIENGERIAQLVIAKHERAVWEEVETLEETSRGTGGFGSTGTK, from the coding sequence ATGAAAGTCAAAATAATCAACAAATCTGAACACCCAATTCCTTCTTATGAAACCATTGCCTCAGCAGGAATGGATCTTCGGGCTAATGTTTCAGAACCTTCAACCATAAAACCGTTACAGCGTGCTATCGTTAAAACCGGCTTATTTATTGAGCTTCCCATTGGTTTTGAAGCACAAGTACGACCACGAAGCGGATTGGCTGCAAAAAAAGGAATTACTGTTCTAAACAGCCCCGGAACAATCGATGCAGACTATCGAGGCGAAATTGGCGTTATCCTTGTGAATCTTTCCAATGAAGATTTTACCATTGAAAACGGCGAGCGTATTGCACAATTGGTTATCGCAAAACATGAACGCGCTGTTTGGGAAGAAGTAGAAACGCTAGAAGAAACATCCCGAGGGACTGGTGGATTTGGTAGCACCGGAACTAAATAA
- the hemF gene encoding oxygen-dependent coproporphyrinogen oxidase, translated as MKEKFVTYIKNLQDTITSKLEAIDGKATFKEDPWVRKEGGGGRTRVIENGAVFEKGGVNISEVHGELPESMQNYFGVKDANFFACGLSLVLHPKNPFVPTVHANWRYFEMYDQEGNIVDQWFGGGQDLTPYYLFKEDARHFHQVSKTACDKHNPKFHPKYKARCDEYFYNAHRGEGRGIGGLFFDYLKKNETMSMEDWYNFVTEVGDSFLEAYVPIVEKRKNIAYTQENKDWQEIRRGRYVEFNLVHDKGTLFGLKTNGRIESILMSLPPHVQWRYDHNPEPGSEEGKLVECLKNPKEWV; from the coding sequence ATGAAAGAAAAATTCGTAACCTACATAAAAAACCTACAAGATACCATCACTTCAAAATTAGAAGCAATCGATGGCAAAGCTACTTTTAAAGAAGACCCATGGGTTCGAAAAGAGGGCGGCGGCGGTCGTACGCGAGTAATCGAAAACGGAGCCGTTTTTGAAAAAGGCGGTGTCAATATCAGTGAAGTGCACGGTGAGTTGCCCGAAAGTATGCAAAACTATTTTGGCGTAAAAGACGCCAACTTCTTTGCCTGCGGTTTGAGTTTGGTATTACACCCAAAAAATCCTTTTGTGCCTACCGTTCATGCCAATTGGCGCTATTTTGAAATGTACGACCAAGAAGGAAACATTGTTGATCAATGGTTTGGCGGCGGGCAAGATCTTACTCCTTATTATTTGTTTAAAGAAGATGCCAGACATTTTCATCAAGTTAGTAAAACAGCTTGCGATAAACACAATCCCAAATTTCACCCTAAATACAAAGCCCGTTGTGATGAATATTTTTACAACGCACATCGTGGCGAAGGCAGGGGAATTGGTGGCTTGTTTTTCGATTACTTAAAGAAGAATGAAACGATGAGCATGGAAGACTGGTATAACTTTGTTACCGAAGTGGGCGATAGTTTTCTAGAAGCCTACGTGCCTATTGTTGAAAAGAGAAAAAACATAGCGTACACCCAAGAAAATAAAGATTGGCAAGAAATAAGACGCGGTCGTTATGTTGAGTTCAATTTGGTGCACGACAAAGGCACGTTATTCGGCCTAAAAACCAATGGCCGTATTGAAAGCATTTTAATGAGTTTACCGCCTCACGTTCAATGGCGATATGATCATAATCCAGAGCCTGGTAGCGAAGAAGGAAAACTGGTTGAGTGTTTAAAAAACCCAAAAGAATGGGTTTAA
- a CDS encoding GNAT family N-acetyltransferase has product MGVSETTYLSFLTKKDARSLSSLMVSNKERFQRYFPKTLAQNLSVLDSETYIKNKAKERTDKTEFTFAIKETTSQLVAGLVILKDIDWNNKEGELAYCIGSNFEGKGLMKKAISEVSKIAFSKLQFSTLKIIVHKTNTASIRVAEKTGFIWKKTLLQEYTPPGESPMDMELYELERNN; this is encoded by the coding sequence ATGGGAGTTTCTGAAACCACATATCTTTCCTTTTTAACTAAAAAAGACGCTAGGTCTCTTTCCAGTTTAATGGTTTCAAACAAAGAACGTTTTCAGCGGTATTTTCCTAAAACGCTGGCACAAAATTTATCTGTTTTAGATTCTGAAACCTATATTAAAAATAAAGCTAAAGAACGTACTGATAAAACTGAATTTACCTTTGCTATAAAAGAGACTACTTCACAATTAGTTGCCGGTTTAGTTATCTTAAAAGATATAGATTGGAATAACAAAGAAGGAGAACTAGCCTATTGTATCGGAAGTAATTTTGAAGGCAAAGGCCTTATGAAAAAAGCAATTAGTGAAGTTTCAAAAATTGCTTTTTCTAAATTACAGTTTTCAACATTAAAAATTATAGTACATAAAACAAATACAGCAAGTATCCGCGTTGCCGAAAAAACAGGTTTTATCTGGAAAAAAACATTGCTACAAGAGTATACGCCACCAGGTGAATCGCCTATGGATATGGAATTATATGAATTAGAAAGAAATAATTAA